The proteins below are encoded in one region of Micromonospora yangpuensis:
- a CDS encoding alcohol dehydrogenase catalytic domain-containing protein: MRALCWDGGDGLVVRQVPDPELRNAHDVIVRVRRSAACGAELPMLTGGQPAPSVGEALGHEFLGDVVEVGPEVSRHRVGDRVVVCSTVSCGRCWYCRRGLYSCCDNGSSAEAMVAEPPWGAPAAGCYGHPRSAGGFAGSHAEYVRVPYADVGAFGVPEGVSDDRAVFASEAAPTGWLGADLGGVGPGDVVAVWGAGAVGQLTALAALMRGAERVIVVDRYDDRLRMVERAVGVETLHLGRTDVAAELRERSGGRGPDVCVEAAGEGGPRARSFAARLGGRPAGDAPAVREAVHACRKGGTVAVLGAASGFVDAFPLGAVLHKGITVRGSRQNGQRYVPRLLELMARDEVRTEHLATHRLPLEQGPLGYDLFRTRADGCVRVVFAPQEAAG, encoded by the coding sequence ATGCGGGCACTGTGCTGGGACGGCGGCGACGGTCTGGTGGTACGCCAGGTCCCGGACCCGGAGCTGCGCAACGCCCATGATGTCATCGTCCGGGTTCGCCGCAGCGCCGCCTGCGGGGCCGAGCTGCCGATGCTGACCGGCGGACAGCCGGCGCCCAGCGTCGGGGAGGCCCTCGGGCACGAGTTCCTCGGCGACGTGGTCGAGGTCGGTCCGGAGGTGAGCCGGCACCGGGTCGGCGACCGGGTGGTGGTCTGTTCCACCGTCTCCTGCGGACGGTGCTGGTACTGCCGGCGTGGGCTCTACTCCTGCTGTGACAACGGCAGCAGCGCCGAGGCGATGGTGGCCGAACCGCCGTGGGGCGCACCGGCCGCCGGGTGTTACGGGCACCCGCGTTCGGCCGGCGGCTTCGCCGGCTCCCACGCCGAGTACGTCCGGGTCCCGTACGCCGATGTGGGTGCCTTCGGGGTGCCGGAGGGGGTCAGTGACGACCGGGCGGTGTTCGCCTCGGAAGCCGCCCCGACCGGCTGGCTCGGTGCCGACCTGGGTGGGGTGGGCCCGGGTGACGTGGTGGCGGTCTGGGGCGCGGGGGCGGTCGGCCAGTTGACCGCGTTGGCGGCCCTGATGCGCGGCGCGGAACGGGTGATCGTGGTCGACCGGTACGACGACCGGCTCCGGATGGTCGAGCGTGCCGTCGGGGTGGAGACGCTGCATCTGGGGCGTACCGATGTCGCCGCCGAGCTGCGCGAACGCAGCGGGGGGCGGGGGCCGGACGTGTGCGTGGAGGCGGCCGGGGAGGGCGGGCCGCGGGCTCGGTCCTTCGCTGCCCGGCTCGGCGGCCGGCCGGCGGGGGACGCCCCGGCGGTCCGGGAGGCGGTGCACGCCTGCCGCAAGGGCGGGACGGTGGCCGTCCTCGGCGCGGCCTCCGGGTTCGTCGACGCGTTCCCGCTCGGTGCGGTGCTGCACAAGGGAATCACCGTCCGGGGCTCCCGCCAGAACGGTCAGCGGTACGTGCCACGGCTGCTGGAGCTGATGGCCCGCGACGAGGTACGGACCGAGCACCTGGCCACCCACCGGCTGCCGTTGGAGCAGGGGCCGCTCGGGTACGACCTGTTCCGGACCCGCGCCGACGGCTGCGTACGGGTGGTCTTCGCCCCGCAGGAGGCGGCCGGCTGA